Proteins from a single region of Dictyostelium discoideum AX4 chromosome 5 chromosome, whole genome shotgun sequence:
- the hal gene encoding histidine ammonia-lyase, giving the protein MSTTDKIVYLNGNTLKIEDLINIGYRGYNVSITQEVEELIQKGRNVIDDILKSEKTVYGINTGFGLFSDVIIPPDQVKMLQVNLIRSHSSGVGTPLTPERTRMLLALRINVLTKGYSGITLETVKRAIKILNGNCLPLVPEKGTVGASGDLAPLSHLALGMMGEGKMYDFGDSGNTFTSNLDVDVLEYRNFKFSPANEILKRQNLTPIELNAKEGLALINGTQLITSLGAEAVYRCKVLAETANIITAMTFEALKGLTAAYHPLIHAARPHSGQGRVAAFLRSVLHSDQYPSEITLANKDTKKVQDSYTLRCVPQVHGIVFDTIDFVQGIINTEMNSATDNPMVFDTDELCGTISGGNFHGEYPAKALDYLTIGIHELSNISERRLERLVNSQLSDGLPSFLVNGGGLNSGFMIAHCTSAALVSENKVLVHPSSADTISTSSAKEDHVSMGGWSARKCLNVVENVENVLAIELLAACQGLDFRRPLKTTEPLEAVYQLVRSKVTFMDKDRFIQPDIEEVYKLIRSGQVLNVVNSILNKK; this is encoded by the exons atgtCAACTACTGATAAAATCGTTTATTTAAATGGAAATACATTAAAGATTGAAGATCTTATAAACATTGGTTATAGAGGATATAATGTTTCAATTACACAAGAAGTTgaagaattaattcaaaaaggTAGAAATGTAattgatgatattttaaagTCTGAAAAAACCGTGTATGGTATTAATACTGGTTTCGGTTTATTCTCTGATGTTATCATCCCACCTGATCAAgttaaaat gTTACAAGTTAATTTAATTAGATCACATTCATCAGGTGTTGGTACACCATTAACACCAGAAAGAACTAGAATGTTATTAGCATTAAGAATTAATGTATTAACAAAAGGATACAGTGGTATTACATTAGAGACAGTAAAGAGagcaattaaaatattgaatGGTAATTGTTTACCATTGGTTCCAGAGAAAGGAACAGTTGGAGCATCTGGAGATTTAGCACCATTATCACATTTAGCATTGGGTATGATGGGTGAGGGTAAGATGTATGATTTTGGCGACAGTGGAAATACATTCACCAGTAACTTGGATGTCGATGTTTTAGAGTATAGAAACTTTAAATTCTCACCAGccaatgaaattttaaagagACAAAATTTAACACCAATTGAATTGAACGCAAAGGAAGGTCTTGCATTGATTAATGGTACACAATTGATTACTTCATTGGGTGCAGAGGCAGTTTATCGTTGTAAGGTATTGGCAGAGACTGCCAATATTATAACAGCAATGACATTTGAAGCTTTAAAAGGTTTGACTGCCGCCTACCATCCATTGATCCATGCCGCCAGACCACATTCAGGTCAAGGTAGGGTTGCAGCATTCTTAAGATCAGTACTTCATAGTGACCAATATCCATCAGAGATTACATTGGCAAATAAAGATACAAAGAAAGTTCAAGATAGTTATACATTACGTTGTGTACCACAAGTTCATGGTATCGTTTTCGATACCATTGATTTCGTTCAGGGAATTATAAACACCGAGATGAACTCTGCAACTGATAATCCAATGGTTTTCGACACTGATGAATTATGTGGCACAATTAGTGGTGGTAACTTCCATGGTGAGTATCCTGCAAAGGCATTGGATTACCTTACAATTGGTATTCATGAACTTTCAAATATTAGTGAACGTCGTTTAGAACGTTTGGTAAATTCACAATTGAGTGATGGTCTTCCATCATTTTTGGTaaatggtggtggtttaAATTCAGGTTTCATGATTGCTCATTGTACAAGTGCTGCTTTGGTAAGTGAAAATAAAGTTTTGGTTCATCCTTCTTCTGCAGATACCATTAGCACAAGTAGTGCAAAAGAAGATCACGTTTCAATGGGTGGTTGGTCTGCTCGTAAATGTTTAAATGTTGttgaaaatgttgaaaatGTTTTAGCAATCGAATTATTAGCAGCTTGTCAAGGTTTGGATTTTAGAAGACCTTTAAAAACCACTGAACCATTAGAAGCAGTCTATCAATTAGTACGTTCAAAAGTTACTTTTATGGATAAAGATAGATTCATACAACCAGATATAGAAGaagtttataaattaattagatCTGGTCAAGTTTTAAATGTAGTAAACtctattttaaataaaaaataa
- a CDS encoding amino acid kinase codes for MQENKQQLIIIKFGGAYISKKDKLETIWKENIDNLVYIIKTLSIDYNHKIILIIGAGSFGHHSANQYKVKYGLSSNCGDNKFLCEGILRTRESVTTLLDIVKKELVNNGLNVCSMSPFSSWRTNNGGDNVVQDNIDNINFSLNHFPKIIPILHGDVCLDNTLGCTIISGDTIIRELCYKLKPNKCIYVSDVNGVYDSNPKENENAQLLSNIKVSEIDGCDNNNNNNNNDNIKLTLDSNSKDVTGGMKAKLDSAIKVARNKTYTLIIGGSYSKNEILDTILIDDPINIKKGTFLSIQ; via the exons atgcaagaaaataaacaacaattaattataattaaatttggggGGGCTTATATTagtaaaaaagataaattagaAACAATTTGGAAAGAGAACATTGATAATTTAGtttatattatcaaaacGCTATCAATTGATTATAATCATAAAATTATACTTATTATTGGTGCAGGATCATTTGGACATCATTCAGCCAATCAATATAAAGTTAAATATGGTCTTTCAAGTAATTgtggtgataataaatttctttgTGAAGGTATTTTAAGAACTAGAGAATCAGTAACAACTCTATTAGATATTGTAAAGAAAGAATTGGTAAACAATGGACTAAACGTTTGTTCAATGtcaccattttcatcatGGAGAactaataatggtggtgataatGTAGTTCaagataatattgataatattaattttagtttaaaTCATTTCCCAAAAATTATACCAATTTTACATGGTGATGTTTGTCT tGATAATACTTTAGGTTGTACAATAATAAGTGGTGATACAATAATAAGAGAATTAtgttataaattaaaaccaaataaatGTATATATGTTAGTGATGTTAATGGTGTATATGATTCAAAtccaaaagaaaatgaaaatgctCAACTATTAAGTAATATTAAAGTTTCAGAAATTGATGgttgtgataataataacaataataataataatgataatattaaattaacttTAGATAGTAACTCAAAAGATGTTACAGGTGGTATGAAAGCAAAATTGGATTCCGCAATTAAAGTAGCAAGAAATAAAACTTACACACTAATAATTGGTGGTTCATATAgcaaaaatgaaattttagatACAATTCTCATTGATGATCcaattaatatcaaaaaagGAACATTTCTTAGTATtcaataa
- the atg6B gene encoding autophagy protein Apg6 family protein, which translates to MDLYCQKCYKQLELDDSLLDIDQSLFLKTNIHEIIEELEELSLKPVPKERETLILKQQQQQLLQQQEQAAAAAAIQSPQTVSKMSKLKSGLFGKRKELTQSNSTTPTTPATPTATPTSSSLSLPTPPPLPQQQQQQQQQQQQTFNDQSKLTATTPTQPTPIEEKKQQSFKTFYPAAHSNNSSNGSDHGGNVNTTGVSPSSPGGGAHSFGSLSQHRLSSSLSLKSISSGGGNSSSNLVADINNNNNSVNKDNNTTISSSTVTTSNSISESNNQDSKLLVATTTTTTTTTTTTILATIPTTTTTSTPTTPSTVGGTTPSPPSSSSSSSSSSSVITSPISRISPSNITSPSKLSQQSTPRQRPLTIAPTKLNISQVSSPQKPRLKYLRTSSKSLSMASLPAVGPDGTIIVDGGASSGTESTSMTNHHSSFLNQSTLPLGSSPVQTTPPLLSNSMNNSTNNLQSLQQQQQQQQQQQQQPISENNYYKYMKGLSLFKIATDLINYDLPLCLECTKLTIGELEDEGSILDGEVSIYSAYLKQLEKGKTEEDLEELGKEMTLLCEEEEQLRLMIENTHQERKEVEQLTLQLQDRIATLKSLEDSYWSCFSEFHYETFRNKDERDQTTVQIQWVNDHLESLKQTNILNDAFHLWHDGHFGTINSLRLGKLPSQPVEWNEINAAWGLAVSLLDAMAKKLKFKFQQFTLVPNGSCSRVDKRDVDPPLAYELYGTNDISLGRLFWYRRFDNGMIAFLQCIKELCEHITEKDPEFSVPYKIDKEYIGGMCIKLQFTNDDTWTKSLKFMLTNLKWILIWIVKNETLTLFNNQQFQQSKLNNNQNNNNINNNNNNNINNNNNNNVNKRN; encoded by the exons atggatttatATTGTCAAAAATGTTACAAACAATTAGAATTGGATGATAGTTTACTTGATATTGATCAAAGTTTATTCTTAAAAACGA ATATACACGAGATAATAGAAGAATTAGAGGAATTATCATTGAAACCAGTTCCAAAAGAGAGAGaaacattaatattaaaacaacagcaacaacaattgttacaacaacaagaacaagcagcagcagcagcagcgATACAATCACCACAAACAGTCTCAAAAATGAGTAAACTTAAATCTGGTTTATTTGGAAAGAGAAAAGAACTTACACAAAGTAACTCAACAACTCCAACAACACCCGCCACACCAACAGCAACACCaacatcatcttcattatcattaccaaCACCTCCTCCactaccacaacaacaacaacagcaacaacaacaacaacagcaaacTTTTAATGACCAAAGTAAATTAACAGCAACCACACCAACACAACCAACACCAATTGAAGAAAAGAAACAACAAtcatttaaaacattttatcCAGCAGCACATagcaataatagtagtaatggtAGCGATCATGGTGGAAATGTTAATACAACAGGtgtatcaccatcatcaccaggTGGTGGGGCTCATTCATTTGGTTCTTTATCTCAACATCGTTTGTCTTCTTCACTATCACTAAAATCAAtaagtagtggtggtggtaatagtagtagtaatctAGTTGctgatataaataataataataatagtgtaaataaagataataatacaacaattAGTAGTAGCACAGTTACTACAAGTAATAGTATATCAGAATCAAATAATCAAGATAGTAAATTATTAGTTgcaactactacaacaactacaacaactactacaacaactattTTAGCAACAATACCAACTACCACAACAACCTctacaccaacaacaccatcaactGTTGGAGGAACcacaccatcaccaccatcatcatcatcatcatcatcatcatcatcatctgtAATAACATCACCAATCAGTAGAATATCACCATCCAATATAACCTCACCATCGAAATTATCACAACAATCAACGCCAAGACAAAGACCTCTAACAATTGCAccaacaaaattaaatatatcacAAGTTAGTAGTCCACAAAAGCCaagattaaaatatttaagaaCAAGTTCAAAATCATTAAGTATGGCATCATTACCAGCGGTTGGTCCAGATGGTACAATAATAGTTGATGGTGGTGCTAGTAGTGGAACGGAATCAACATCAATGACAAATCATCATAgttcatttttaaatcaatcaacTTTACCACTTGGTAGTTCACCAGTCCAAACtacaccaccattattatcaaatagtATGAATAATAgtacaaataatttacaatcattacaacaacagcaacagcaacaacaacaacaacaacaacaaccaataagtgaaaataattattataaatatatgaaaggattatcattatttaaaatagcgacagatttaataaattatgatTTACCATTATGTTTAGAATGTACAAAATTAACAATTGGAGAATTAGAGGATGAAGGATCAATTTTGGACGGTGAAGTATCAATTTATAGTGcatatttaaaacaattagaaaaagGTAAAACTGAAGAAGATTTGGAGGAATTGGGTAAAGAGATGACATTACTATGTGAAGAGGAGGAACAATTACGtttaatgattgaaaatACACATCAAGAGAGAAAAGAAGTTGAACAATTAACATTACAACTTCAAGATAGAATTGCAACGTTGAAATCATTGGAAGATAGTTATTGGAGTTGTTTTAGTGAATTTCATTATGAAACTTTTAGAAATAAAGACGAGAGAGATCAAACCACCGTTCAAATTCAATGGGTTAATGACCATTTAGAAAGTTTAAAACAAACCAATATTCTCAATGATGCTTTCCATCTATGGCATGATGGTCATTTTGGTACTATAAATTCATTACGTCTTGGAAAGTTACCAAGTCAACCAGTGGAATGGAACGAGATCAATGCAGCATGGGGTTTAGCAGTATCACTTTTGGATGCAATGGCAAAGAAgttgaaatttaaattccaaCAATTCACATTGGTACCAAATGGTAGTTGTTCAAGAGTTGATAAAAGAGATGTTGATCCACCATTGGCCTATGAACTTTATGGTACCAATGATATTAGTTTAGGTCGTTTATTTTGGTATAGACGTTTCGATAATGGTATGATTGCTTTCCTTCAATGCATTAAAGAACTATGTGAACATATCACTGAAAAAGATCCAGAATTCTCTGTTCCCTACAAAATCGATAAAGAATATATAGGTGGAATGTGTATTAAATTACAATTCACAAATGATGATACTTGGACAAAATCTTTGAAATTTATGTTAACAAACTTAAAATGGATCTTAATTTGGATTGTTAAAAATGAAActttaactttatttaataatcaacaatttcaacaatcaaaattaaataataatcaaaataataataatattaataataataataataataatattaataataataataataataatgtaaataaaaggaattaa